The following proteins are co-located in the Arctopsyche grandis isolate Sample6627 chromosome 3, ASM5162203v2, whole genome shotgun sequence genome:
- the LOC143909974 gene encoding trissin receptor-like, whose amino-acid sequence MSMIHASTLLAQQIDVRANWQGLNEDESHGLEQVTNVGIVNVNWTALVQSSPTSIDIDLNSSNYRTQLDNVSMDQSIDYVFDRTDVRAVFITLYTIVFCCCFFGNLMVILVVTLSRRLRSITNFFLANLAVADFCVGVFCVFQNLSIYLIPSWVFGDFLCKMYQFVHSLSYTASIFILVVICTERYFAIIHPITCKQILTPTRLRLVIVGVWITSALYSAPKFIWVQTITNDLGDGQTETICITHRRKYDSELFDMINFGLLYVIPLCVMTVLYTRIAIGLWRSARSMERRISRAPDPGPCRNPTCSHQCEQRSPNNTHLRCQRISLAHFLKNNRETEPGICKPDSRTAKKSTPQEDGMIKHDWENVIFTDESKFNLRDYDRINWMRRKPNEHFSYQLCYFNRECLGYTARRSKKREFSSMDLVGIFLHIKLSMVPEKGCAYSPMVSIWRARGGQVHGGHPSHLTQSVLRARRGVIRMLIVVVLTFALCNLPLHARKMWQYWSTNYRGGSDFSTLLTPLTFLISYFNSGINPLLYAFLSRNFRKGMKELLFCNCRGGPNKQKQGMLNTQNNTHQSILRRSSTRSTRAPCSTVIAPNGDS is encoded by the exons ATGTCCATGAtacatg catccacactattagcACAACAAATAGATGTTAGAGCT AATTGGCAGGGGCTTAACGAGGACGAAAGCCATGGATTGGAACAAGTCACTAATGTTGGCATAGTCAATGTCAATTGGACTGCATTAGTACAGTCCAGTCCAACATCAATAGATATAGACTTGAACTCATCAAACTACAGAACTCAACTGGACAATGTGtcaatggatcaatcaatcgaTTATGTATTCGATAGGACTGATGTCCGAGCTGTTTTCATCACTCTTTACACCATTGTTTTTTGCTGCTGCTTCTTCG GAAATCTCATGGTTATATTGGTTGTGACATTGTCAAGGAGACTTAGGTCTATAACGAATTTCTTTTTGGCGAATTTAGCTGTGGCTGATTTTTGTGTGGGCGTATTTTGCGTCTTTCAAAACTTGTCGATCTACCTAATACCCAG TTGGGTTTTTGGTGACTTTTTATGCAAGATGTATCAATTTGTACACTCGCTGAGCTACACGGCATCCATTTTCATTTTGGTGGTGATATGTACTGAGCGCTACTTTGCAATAATCCATCCTATAACGTGCAAGCAGATACTCACCCCCACGAGACTAAGG TTGGTGATAGTCGGCGTGTGGATCACTAGCGCCCTTTATAGTGCTCCTAAATTTATTTGGGTTCAGACCATAACAAACGACTTAGGAGATGGCCAAACTGAGACAATATGCATCACGCACAGGAGGAAATACGATTCTGAATTGTTTGACATGATCAATTTCGGATTGTTGTACGTAATTCCATTGTGCGTTATGACT GTGCTGTATACGAGGATAGCTATCGGACTTTGGAGGAGTGCTAGAAGTATGGAGAGGAGGATATCCAGAGCACCTGATCCAGGACCATGTCGCAATCCCACCTGCTCACATCAGTGCGAACAGCGGTCTCCAAATAACACGCat TTGAGATGTCAACGGATAAGTTTAGCACATTTCCTCAAAAATAATCGAGAAACGGAACCCGGTATTTGCAAGCCAGATAGTAGGACCGCAAAAAAATCAACCCCTCAAGAAGATGGGATGATTAAAC ATGATTGGGAGAATGTAATCTTTACTGACGAGAGCAAGTTTAATCTTCGCGACTACGATAGAATAAATTGGATGAGGAGAAAGCCGAACGAACATTTCAGTTATCA ATTATGCTACTTTAATCGTGAATGTCTAGGCTACACTGCGCGTCGGAgcaaaaaacgcgaattttcTTCAATGGACCTAGTGGGAATCTTTCTTCATATTAAG CTATCCATGGTGCCTGAGAAGGGTTGTGCCTACTCACCAATGGTGAGTATATGGCGAGCACGCGGCGGCCAAGTCCACGGTGGTCATCCAAGTCATCTGACTCAGAGCGTGTTGCGAGCACGTAGAGGAGTCATTCGAATGCTGATCGTGGTAGTTCTCACATTTGCCCTATGTAACCTACCCCTACATGCCCGCAAGATGTGGCAATACTGGTCGACCAACTATCGAGGTGGCAGCGATTTCAGCACGCTGCTTACTCCGTTAACTTTTCTCATATCATACTTCAACTCGGGCATTAACCCTTTACTGTACGCTTTTCTCTCGCGAAACTTTCGTAAGGGAATGAAAGAGCTCCTCTTCTGCAACTGCAGAGGTGGACCCAACAAGCAGAAACAAGGAATGCTTAACACTCAGAACAATACCCACCAATCTATTCTGAGGCGAAGTTCTACTCGTTCAACGCGAGCGCCGTGCAGTACTGTGATTGCTCCGAACGGTGATTCCTGA